A genomic window from Dechloromonas sp. A34 includes:
- the metW gene encoding methionine biosynthesis protein MetW has protein sequence MTHTLGRPDFDLIAAWIEPGHRVLDLGCGDGTLLKHLIDTRGVQGWGVEIDDANILAAIKNGINVIQGNLEKGLDEFADQAFDHVVLSRTLQTVRHTEGILREMLRVGREAVVSFPNFAYWKNLRSVLEGRMPVSEDLPYQWYDSPNVRFFTLLDFEALCEQMELIIRERSVLDEQGNPVEKDVNFLGSLAVYRLTRAR, from the coding sequence ATGACACATACCTTGGGCCGCCCGGACTTCGACCTGATTGCCGCCTGGATCGAGCCTGGCCATCGCGTCCTCGACCTCGGTTGCGGCGACGGCACACTTCTCAAACACCTGATCGATACCCGCGGCGTACAAGGCTGGGGCGTCGAAATCGACGACGCCAACATCCTTGCCGCGATCAAGAATGGCATCAACGTGATCCAGGGCAACCTGGAAAAGGGACTCGATGAATTCGCCGATCAGGCCTTCGACCATGTCGTCCTCTCGCGCACCCTGCAAACCGTCCGCCACACCGAAGGCATCCTGCGCGAAATGCTGCGCGTCGGGCGCGAAGCGGTAGTCTCCTTCCCGAACTTCGCCTACTGGAAAAACCTGCGCTCCGTACTCGAAGGCCGGATGCCGGTTTCGGAGGACCTGCCCTACCAGTGGTACGACTCGCCCAACGTTCGCTTCTTCACGCTGCTCGATTTCGAGGCGCTGTGCGAGCAGATGGAGCTGATCATCCGCGAGCGCAGCGTCCTCGACGAGCAGGGCAATCCGGTTGAGAAAGATGTCAATTTCCTCGGCAGTCTGGCCGTCTATCGCTTGACCCGCGCCCGTTGA